In Phragmites australis chromosome 16, lpPhrAust1.1, whole genome shotgun sequence, one DNA window encodes the following:
- the LOC133895079 gene encoding uncharacterized protein LOC133895079, with product MIRSIHAIAASLSLLLPFPFSSLPLSSPHSVSSTALLSNRDEKANANWVPTLFTKVGYGGKNMVDNEEDDVKEDSYSKEEPEEWWSDSKPKEDSETQEEDLGDSKIIEEEGSNNEEPKEEGSDNEEDEEPEEDGEDEDNDNEGNEELEEKGA from the exons ATGATTCGTTCAATTCATGCCATAGCCGCCTCCTTGTCCTTGTTGTTGCCCTTCCCATTCTCCTCATTGCCACTGTCGTCGCCTCATAGTGTGTCATCAACTGCCTTGTTATCCAATCGTGATGAAAAGGCCAATGCCAATTGGGTGCCGACTCTTTTCACCAAGGTTGGCTACGGCGGCAAGAACATGGTTGACAATGAGGAGGACGATGTCAAGGAGGACTCGTATTCCAAGGAGGAGCCTGAG GAGTGGTGGTCGGACTCTAAGCCCAAGGAGGATTCTGAGACTCAGGAGGAGGACTTGGGTGACAGTAAGATCATCGAAGAGGAGGGCTCCAACAATGAAGAGCCCAAAGAGGAGGGCTCTGAcaacgaggaggatgaggagcccgaggaggatggcgaGGATGAGGACAACGACAACGAGGGCAATGAGGAGCTCGAGGAGAAAGGAGCCTAA